The following are encoded together in the Aerococcus mictus genome:
- a CDS encoding ABC transporter permease translates to MKFIILNNNLKRLIQAKSYLWLSILIVFVTVAASAYVLTMDPPKPIIGVAPSASDLLAMDNDALAVEELSGEKQNYSPLITGQYDAYISKEAGKYQVTTVRNAALGEGLSQWLNERKIPNQPAPSGDHFKVLLSVLAMSSMILSLILYRFYFDDRQGIDQRIFSSGLSTFSYLSQQVLFTFLLLFTINALACGIVLPCFDLDLSGGLFLDLFVVELFAANFGMALSTLVKKNQEALLVGTMLSVLTMLLSGALLAVKEDSLQEQIQPIFPQFYIAKLGSALDGQVEALSQSLGVLLLYSLAFFVIALLMQKRRIID, encoded by the coding sequence ATGAAATTTATCATTCTAAACAATAATTTAAAGCGACTAATTCAAGCAAAGTCTTATCTCTGGCTGTCGATTTTGATTGTTTTTGTAACGGTCGCTGCTAGTGCTTATGTTCTGACTATGGATCCCCCTAAGCCCATAATAGGAGTCGCCCCAAGTGCCAGTGACTTGTTAGCTATGGATAATGACGCTTTAGCTGTTGAAGAACTGTCAGGGGAGAAGCAGAATTATAGTCCGTTAATTACTGGTCAATATGACGCCTACATCAGTAAGGAAGCTGGTAAATATCAAGTGACAACGGTAAGAAATGCTGCTTTAGGTGAAGGCTTAAGTCAATGGCTCAATGAGAGAAAAATTCCCAATCAACCTGCACCAAGCGGCGATCATTTCAAAGTGCTGCTCAGCGTTTTAGCCATGAGCTCGATGATCCTATCCTTAATTCTTTATCGTTTTTATTTTGATGACCGTCAGGGGATTGATCAACGAATTTTTTCCAGCGGGCTTTCGACCTTTTCATACCTTTCCCAGCAAGTACTTTTTACTTTCTTGCTGTTGTTTACCATTAATGCCTTAGCGTGTGGTATCGTCTTACCTTGCTTTGACCTGGACCTATCTGGAGGCCTTTTCTTAGACTTATTTGTAGTTGAATTATTTGCGGCTAATTTTGGCATGGCCTTATCAACGCTAGTCAAGAAAAATCAAGAGGCCCTCCTAGTCGGTACTATGCTGTCTGTTTTGACCATGCTGCTTTCGGGGGCCTTATTAGCTGTAAAAGAAGACTCTTTACAAGAACAGATCCAGCCTATTTTTCCGCAATTCTATATTGCCAAATTAGGCTCAGCCTTGGACGGTCAAGTAGAAGCGTTGAGTCAATCCCTAGGGGTTCTTTTACTATATAGTTTGGCCTTCTTTGTAATCGCGCTGTTGATGCAAAAGCGTAGAATCATCGATTGA
- a CDS encoding WapI family immunity protein — MTGIVFTEEDKRLTVDILGYEFKDLSESDDVFDRNWLKVAFSYSDSVKSFKQVDPCLLSFELGEIIESIHSLISGKKTAVLEKFTEPYLTLAITEIDHSYTFQISFVYDTKDNDWKEVCLCQTLNCEELKQLNLQLKDFFQRYPVR; from the coding sequence ATGACTGGCATAGTTTTTACTGAAGAAGATAAGCGGTTAACTGTCGATATTCTTGGCTATGAATTCAAAGATCTATCTGAAAGTGATGATGTTTTTGATCGAAATTGGTTAAAAGTAGCGTTTAGCTATTCGGATTCAGTCAAGTCCTTTAAACAAGTGGATCCTTGCCTATTAAGTTTTGAACTGGGAGAAATCATTGAAAGTATCCATTCGCTGATATCGGGGAAGAAAACGGCTGTCTTGGAGAAATTTACAGAGCCCTACCTGACCCTGGCTATTACGGAAATCGATCATTCTTATACTTTCCAAATAAGCTTTGTCTATGACACTAAGGATAATGATTGGAAGGAAGTCTGCCTGTGTCAAACATTGAATTGTGAAGAGCTTAAGCAGTTGAACCTTCAACTAAAGGATTTCTTTCAGAGATATCCAGTAAGATAA
- a CDS encoding YbgA family protein, producing MSKQVQACQELWAQNKYLVLSKSQKIYLEIREYLKTEDPELAVVEAYIDQAEAMPEDRGQVVNAYQHVWGYFKNRATDQEKADFMQLLSAYRKGEASQDDLAQAVRALLAIYPNAYLERSSLLNKR from the coding sequence ATGTCCAAGCAAGTCCAGGCCTGCCAAGAACTTTGGGCGCAAAATAAATATCTGGTATTGAGTAAGTCGCAAAAGATCTACTTAGAAATTCGGGAGTATTTAAAAACAGAAGACCCTGAATTAGCTGTGGTGGAAGCGTACATTGATCAAGCCGAGGCCATGCCAGAAGACCGCGGTCAGGTTGTTAATGCCTACCAGCATGTCTGGGGCTACTTTAAAAATAGAGCGACCGACCAAGAGAAGGCTGATTTTATGCAGCTCTTGTCGGCATACCGAAAGGGCGAAGCTAGTCAAGACGATTTGGCTCAGGCTGTGAGAGCTTTACTGGCTATTTATCCTAATGCTTACTTGGAAAGATCTAGCTTATTAAATAAAAGATAG
- a CDS encoding response regulator transcription factor: protein MNSLLLVEDNPMIGQEIVDFLTKHGFVVELAKNFAEGQAASKQAYDLAILDLNLPDGNGFDLLKLFLQNHIKVIITTVVADVDFIAEALDAGASDYLTKPFNLNILRARIAACLRDFGPMEEDKDLVLKEDQGMIYYQGQVVALTALEYRLLAHFIRHRGQLLTRDQLLERFWDARQAYVNDNTLTATIKRIRDKTSKDLIETVRGIGYRLKL from the coding sequence ATGAATTCCCTACTTTTAGTGGAAGATAATCCCATGATTGGTCAAGAGATTGTCGACTTTTTGACCAAGCATGGCTTTGTTGTAGAGCTGGCGAAAAATTTTGCTGAAGGGCAAGCGGCTTCTAAGCAGGCTTATGATCTGGCTATCCTGGATTTAAATTTGCCGGATGGGAATGGTTTTGATCTTTTGAAGCTCTTTTTACAGAATCATATCAAGGTGATCATTACTACTGTGGTTGCTGATGTAGATTTTATTGCGGAGGCTCTCGATGCTGGGGCGTCGGATTATCTCACCAAACCTTTTAACCTGAATATCCTGCGGGCTCGGATTGCGGCTTGTTTGAGGGACTTTGGGCCTATGGAAGAGGACAAGGATTTAGTCCTTAAAGAAGACCAGGGTATGATTTATTACCAGGGGCAGGTGGTTGCTTTGACCGCTTTGGAATATCGTCTTTTGGCCCACTTTATCAGACACCGGGGCCAGCTTCTGACTCGGGACCAATTGCTGGAGCGCTTCTGGGATGCCCGGCAGGCCTATGTAAATGACAATACCCTGACCGCCACGATTAAGCGGATCCGCGACAAGACCTCCAAGGATCTGATTGAAACCGTCCGCGGCATCGGTTACCGGTTGAAGCTATGA
- a CDS encoding sensor histidine kinase yields MIYIFWVLSILIVVGWLKIRQRRRIQELTYLIDQLYQQDYQIPMKQDDFSQLEDQIYKLFIELVEEKEKVHQLSQDQSQNIEDIAHQIKTPITGMLFALENDKTDPATFSQQLNRLNDLSNALLKLASLDNNLEGFKLSPVHLREVVDYALDILSDEIEDRGISVSIDIGEAVMLGHFNWLSEAVINILKNAINQEGTHRIWLRARENPIYLELSIQDDGGGIAEGKQKKIFQRFYKDPDSKGFGIGLAMAKRIVEKHQGQISCRNTDQGAEFILQFYK; encoded by the coding sequence ATGATTTATATTTTCTGGGTTCTAAGTATTTTAATTGTGGTTGGCTGGTTGAAAATCCGCCAGCGTCGGCGGATTCAAGAGCTGACCTACCTGATCGACCAACTCTACCAGCAAGATTATCAGATTCCCATGAAGCAGGATGATTTCTCCCAGTTGGAAGACCAGATCTATAAGTTATTTATTGAGCTCGTTGAAGAAAAGGAAAAGGTTCATCAACTTTCCCAAGATCAGAGTCAGAATATCGAAGACATTGCCCACCAGATTAAGACCCCGATTACGGGCATGCTCTTTGCCTTGGAAAATGATAAGACGGATCCGGCGACTTTCTCCCAGCAATTAAACCGGCTCAACGACTTATCCAATGCGCTCTTGAAGTTGGCCAGTTTGGATAATAACCTTGAGGGCTTCAAGTTGTCGCCAGTCCACTTGCGGGAAGTGGTGGATTACGCCTTAGACATCTTAAGTGACGAGATTGAGGACCGTGGAATTAGTGTCTCTATCGATATAGGGGAGGCGGTTATGCTCGGGCACTTTAACTGGTTGAGCGAGGCTGTTATTAATATCCTAAAGAATGCCATTAACCAGGAAGGTACGCACCGAATCTGGCTAAGGGCTCGGGAGAACCCCATTTATCTGGAATTATCTATTCAAGATGATGGGGGAGGAATTGCTGAAGGTAAGCAAAAAAAGATTTTCCAGCGTTTCTATAAGGATCCTGATTCTAAGGGCTTTGGGATTGGCCTCGCTATGGCCAAGCGCATTGTTGAGAAACACCAGGGACAAATTAGCTGCCGAAATACCGACCAAGGGGCAGAATTTATCCTGCAATTCTATAAGTGA
- a CDS encoding ABC transporter ATP-binding protein, with product MEILRVDNLTKIYGEGEKQVRAVDGVNLSVNRGELIAIVGPSGSGKSTLLHMLGGVDRPNEGKILIEGADIASYSSKEMALFRRRKVGLIYQFYNLIPNLTVAHNIKLPLKLDGRQVDDAFFNDLVTKLGLSDKLQAFPSELSGGQEQRVAVARSLIYRPSIILADEPTGNLDRKNSQEIIDLLKYFNQTLKQTILIITHDENLALQTQRIITMVDGAIVGDEPNE from the coding sequence ATGGAAATACTTCGCGTTGACAATTTGACTAAGATTTATGGCGAGGGAGAGAAGCAAGTTCGGGCTGTCGATGGGGTGAATCTGTCCGTCAACCGGGGAGAGCTTATTGCCATTGTCGGGCCGAGTGGGTCGGGGAAGTCTACCCTACTCCATATGCTTGGTGGGGTGGACCGGCCTAATGAGGGGAAGATACTCATTGAAGGGGCCGATATTGCCAGCTATTCGTCTAAGGAAATGGCCTTGTTCCGGCGACGCAAGGTGGGGCTGATCTACCAGTTCTACAACCTCATCCCCAATCTGACCGTGGCACACAATATTAAACTACCCTTGAAGTTAGACGGGCGCCAGGTGGATGACGCCTTCTTTAATGACTTGGTGACTAAGCTGGGCTTATCCGATAAGTTGCAGGCCTTTCCGAGTGAGCTATCGGGAGGCCAGGAGCAGCGCGTGGCTGTGGCTCGCAGCCTGATCTACCGGCCTTCGATCATCTTAGCGGATGAACCGACCGGGAACCTGGACCGGAAGAACTCTCAGGAGATCATTGACCTCTTGAAGTACTTCAACCAGACCCTCAAGCAGACGATCCTGATCATCACCCACGATGAAAATTTGGCCCTTCAGACCCAGCGGATTATCACCATGGTCGATGGGGCTATCGTAGGAGATGAGCCCAATGAATAA
- a CDS encoding ABC transporter permease, with amino-acid sequence MNKKNLPIFISLLIVSLFFTVIFYYGYTNISSSNRQLKATNFYDARLSEDLSQEEIAKLNQVEAIELAGGTSARAHSAKYKDHLISMVGQDVQVKQMREESYLLAGRFPESANEIVLNESLVKQEGLSLGDELVIELGERQVDGKTIDARSTYTAEESFETTESRHYTLVGVYKDFYNENLKINYGMPLVDDDEALIPLINFHDFKAAYAQSEAIQDEIQDLLGKEVELDFNDSLVRYYGLDVSQSKNLMTKLVNALSLLLCMGIFVFFIKNIFWVWGLQKIRELSMYKSIGSTDFQIYLLLVKGALTVSVLPVLIGHVLGFFLIRYLFEVANSGKAEVVFFNQVHFNWILSLVIILVALAVVLVAVIYPARKIAKIDIIEGLKGNFSLSKKKGKKRSSKLWKELRLNNMASIKSQRYISAIGILIVAIFCIVYAIADYNRDFYAFDDGYDLTVHYYNDTGELPPILPEILADYEGEGYISKEKNLAIEPNLELSQTAQSLGLDEQLEQMMADTKPQYIRGILVALEEDDLQKLGGRPGKFTLYNQVQADPNEPLAQAEKVPYFDQPDQLDVSINEKQHSLPIAHTIDELGPYQTRVLPFTVMVYTDFETYQELMEAAQDDKNYNYPFELKLKLPKGQAGRAKEEITSRIENTIAYNESFKVFTDEEIQAEQFTDIQSFKLIIYGIAAIIFLMNITNGYSSINLSLMSRRKEIGTLYSIGMDIQALRNHFSREFLFEQGKSFLLSALITLGIMLGIAGLFKSVDMKSLILYFPYIVFLGFSLLVYGLNLLIYWTGLSAILNHEPIDLIRGI; translated from the coding sequence ATGAATAAGAAGAATTTACCGATTTTCATTTCACTTCTGATTGTTAGCCTCTTTTTCACGGTGATTTTTTACTATGGCTATACCAATATTTCGTCAAGTAACCGCCAGCTGAAGGCAACGAATTTCTACGATGCCCGCTTGTCAGAAGACCTGTCCCAGGAGGAGATCGCTAAACTCAACCAAGTTGAAGCCATTGAGCTAGCGGGCGGGACTTCTGCCAGAGCCCACAGTGCTAAGTACAAGGACCATCTCATTTCTATGGTGGGACAGGATGTTCAGGTCAAGCAGATGCGAGAAGAGTCTTATTTGTTGGCTGGGCGCTTTCCTGAGTCGGCGAATGAAATTGTCCTGAATGAATCTCTAGTTAAGCAGGAAGGCCTCTCCCTAGGCGATGAGCTAGTGATCGAGCTTGGAGAGCGTCAGGTGGACGGGAAGACGATCGATGCCCGGTCGACCTATACTGCTGAAGAAAGCTTTGAGACCACAGAAAGCCGCCACTATACCCTAGTTGGTGTCTACAAAGATTTCTATAATGAGAACTTAAAAATCAATTACGGTATGCCTCTGGTGGATGACGACGAAGCATTGATCCCTTTGATCAATTTCCATGACTTCAAGGCAGCCTATGCCCAGAGTGAGGCTATCCAAGACGAGATTCAAGATCTACTAGGAAAAGAAGTGGAATTGGACTTTAATGACTCCTTGGTCCGCTACTACGGCCTGGATGTCAGCCAGAGTAAAAATTTGATGACTAAGCTGGTTAATGCCCTCTCCCTCCTCTTATGTATGGGAATCTTTGTCTTCTTTATCAAAAATATTTTTTGGGTTTGGGGTCTGCAGAAGATTCGCGAGCTCTCCATGTATAAATCCATCGGATCGACGGACTTTCAAATTTATCTCTTACTGGTGAAAGGGGCACTCACAGTCTCCGTCCTGCCTGTTTTAATTGGTCATGTCCTGGGCTTCTTCCTTATTCGTTATCTCTTTGAAGTCGCCAATAGTGGCAAAGCTGAAGTGGTCTTCTTTAACCAGGTTCACTTTAACTGGATCTTGTCTTTGGTCATTATCCTGGTGGCCCTAGCGGTTGTCCTAGTCGCGGTCATCTATCCGGCGCGCAAGATCGCGAAGATCGATATTATTGAAGGGCTCAAAGGAAATTTTAGCCTGTCTAAGAAGAAGGGCAAGAAGCGAAGTTCCAAGCTTTGGAAAGAACTCCGGCTGAACAATATGGCCAGTATCAAGTCCCAACGCTACATCTCAGCTATTGGCATCCTAATTGTAGCCATCTTCTGTATCGTCTATGCCATTGCCGACTACAACCGGGACTTCTATGCCTTTGATGATGGCTATGATCTCACGGTCCACTACTACAATGACACCGGTGAATTGCCCCCTATCCTGCCCGAAATTCTTGCTGACTATGAGGGTGAGGGCTATATTTCTAAGGAAAAGAACCTAGCCATTGAACCTAACCTGGAGCTCTCCCAAACCGCCCAATCACTGGGCCTGGATGAGCAATTGGAGCAAATGATGGCTGACACCAAGCCCCAATACATCAGGGGAATTCTGGTCGCCCTCGAAGAGGACGACCTTCAGAAATTGGGTGGCAGGCCAGGGAAATTTACCCTCTACAACCAGGTCCAAGCAGATCCCAACGAGCCCCTTGCTCAGGCTGAAAAAGTGCCGTATTTTGATCAACCTGATCAATTAGACGTCAGCATTAATGAGAAGCAGCACAGCCTTCCTATTGCGCATACTATTGATGAGCTCGGCCCCTACCAGACCCGGGTCCTGCCCTTTACCGTCATGGTCTATACGGATTTTGAGACCTATCAAGAGCTGATGGAAGCGGCCCAAGACGATAAAAATTATAATTATCCCTTCGAATTGAAGCTGAAACTTCCTAAAGGACAAGCTGGCCGGGCCAAGGAAGAGATCACTAGTCGCATCGAAAATACCATTGCTTATAATGAAAGCTTCAAGGTCTTTACAGATGAGGAGATCCAGGCCGAACAGTTTACAGATATTCAAAGTTTCAAGCTGATCATCTATGGGATTGCGGCCATCATCTTCCTGATGAATATCACCAACGGCTATTCCTCTATCAACCTCAGTCTGATGAGCCGGCGTAAAGAGATTGGAACTCTCTATTCGATTGGGATGGATATCCAGGCCTTGAGAAATCACTTCAGTCGCGAATTTCTCTTCGAACAAGGGAAGTCTTTCCTCTTGTCTGCCTTGATTACCTTAGGGATTATGCTAGGGATTGCTGGTCTATTCAAGAGTGTTGATATGAAGTCCTTAATCTTATACTTCCCCTACATAGTCTTTCTGGGCTTTTCACTCTTAGTTTATGGCTTGAACTTGCTCATTTACTGGACAGGTCTCAGTGCTATTCTAAACCATGAACCGATTGATTTGATCCGGGGAATATAA
- a CDS encoding TIGR04076 family protein → MTDDLFTLYTLKVEVLATDRPFVCSHREGDYFIVEGENLIFSQTRSFSMYALATLLPVLPAKQRLLQENDWMRSDAIIACPDPNCGAVFKITRKKQKQFSHAETTVVPLNQGDDDQC, encoded by the coding sequence ATGACAGATGATTTATTTACTTTGTACACTTTAAAAGTTGAAGTTCTGGCTACTGATCGGCCTTTTGTCTGCAGTCACCGGGAGGGAGATTATTTTATTGTGGAAGGTGAGAATTTAATTTTCTCACAGACTCGATCTTTCTCTATGTATGCCTTAGCTACCTTACTTCCTGTGTTGCCAGCCAAGCAAAGACTTTTGCAGGAGAATGATTGGATGCGTTCTGATGCTATCATTGCTTGTCCAGACCCTAATTGTGGGGCAGTTTTTAAGATAACGAGAAAAAAGCAAAAACAATTTAGCCACGCAGAAACAACAGTTGTGCCGCTAAATCAAGGAGATGATGATCAATGTTAG
- a CDS encoding aldo/keto reductase — protein MLERIELSPGYSIARVLNGLWQLSPGHTLKGQLDLEEINQTFHQLGELGFTTFDLADIYTGAEEALGRYLKELNHHSHLTVHDIQIHEKYVPDIDVLETVSFEDTEAIIDRSLRKLGRDYIDLIQFHWWDYSIDRYIEVAEHLVKLQKKGKIRYIGVTNFDTDHLKQLVDAGIPIISCQSQYSLFDRRPEKKLLSYSIDHGIQQLCFGTLSGGLLSDKYLNQTNIELETRSQIKYQQVIDQSLGQSGYQELLHLLDEIAHKHQVSISNVATRYILQQKGVAGSIIGIRNHRHVKDNLAIFDFTLGREYLDVIRSFLDQYPRLSGDCYELERDPNSIFSSIIRRHENANG, from the coding sequence ATGTTAGAAAGAATTGAATTAAGTCCAGGTTACAGTATTGCTCGTGTTCTAAATGGCTTGTGGCAATTATCACCAGGACATACCTTAAAAGGACAGCTTGACCTAGAAGAGATTAACCAAACTTTTCATCAATTAGGAGAGCTTGGTTTTACAACTTTTGACTTGGCGGATATTTATACAGGGGCTGAAGAGGCGTTAGGCCGCTACCTGAAAGAATTGAACCATCATTCTCATCTAACCGTTCATGATATCCAAATTCACGAAAAGTACGTGCCTGATATTGATGTCTTAGAGACTGTGAGTTTTGAAGATACAGAGGCGATTATCGATCGGTCTCTAAGGAAATTAGGTCGTGACTATATCGATCTCATACAATTTCACTGGTGGGACTACAGTATCGATCGCTACATTGAAGTGGCTGAACATTTGGTTAAACTACAGAAGAAGGGCAAGATTCGCTATATTGGGGTAACAAATTTCGACACCGATCACCTTAAACAATTAGTTGATGCTGGTATTCCAATCATTTCTTGTCAGTCCCAGTATTCGCTTTTTGATCGACGCCCCGAAAAGAAACTCTTATCTTATTCAATTGATCATGGTATCCAGCAATTATGTTTTGGAACCTTATCTGGAGGCTTGTTATCGGATAAATATCTCAATCAGACCAATATTGAATTAGAGACGCGATCTCAGATTAAATATCAACAAGTGATTGATCAAAGCCTGGGTCAGAGTGGCTATCAGGAACTCTTACACTTATTGGATGAGATTGCTCATAAGCACCAGGTATCTATTTCTAACGTGGCGACTCGCTATATTCTTCAGCAAAAAGGAGTAGCTGGGAGTATTATCGGCATTAGAAATCATCGACATGTCAAGGATAACTTAGCAATCTTTGACTTTACACTAGGTCGAGAATATCTTGATGTTATCCGATCTTTCTTGGACCAATATCCACGTTTGTCTGGAGATTGTTATGAACTTGAGAGAGACCCTAATTCAATATTTTCATCAATTATCCGTCGTCACGAAAATGCTAATGGTTAA